Proteins from a genomic interval of Bradyrhizobium sp. CCBAU 53340:
- a CDS encoding exodeoxyribonuclease III codes for MKIATFNINNINRRLPNLLAWMRAARPDVVALQELKASDGEFPAAAIEKAGYGAVWRGQKTWNGVAILARNAEPVLTRDRLPGRPDDHEARYIEAAVRGIIVTSIYLPNGNPQPGPKFDYKLDWFARLKRHAKTFLKQDLPVVLAGDYNVAPTEIDIYPTRSWDKDALIQPKSRAAFGSLIEQGWCDAIRELHADKRIYTFWDYKRNRWPRDAGLRLDHLLLSPALVSRLAKAGVDKKVRGEDGASDHAPAWVVLK; via the coding sequence ATGAAGATTGCGACATTCAACATCAACAACATCAATCGTCGCCTGCCCAATCTGCTCGCATGGATGCGCGCGGCCAGACCCGATGTCGTTGCGCTTCAGGAATTGAAGGCAAGTGATGGCGAATTTCCGGCAGCGGCGATCGAAAAAGCCGGCTACGGCGCGGTCTGGCGTGGACAGAAGACCTGGAACGGCGTCGCCATCCTTGCCCGCAACGCCGAGCCGGTGCTGACCCGCGACCGGCTGCCGGGACGTCCCGACGACCACGAGGCGCGCTACATCGAGGCCGCCGTGCGCGGCATCATCGTCACCAGCATCTACCTGCCGAACGGCAATCCGCAGCCGGGACCGAAATTCGACTACAAGCTCGACTGGTTCGCGCGGCTGAAGCGCCACGCCAAGACCTTCCTCAAGCAGGATCTGCCTGTGGTGCTCGCCGGCGACTACAACGTCGCGCCAACGGAGATCGACATCTATCCGACCCGGTCATGGGACAAGGATGCCCTGATCCAGCCGAAGAGCCGCGCGGCGTTTGGCTCACTCATCGAGCAAGGCTGGTGCGACGCGATCCGCGAGCTGCACGCGGACAAGCGCATCTACACGTTCTGGGACTACAAGCGAAACCGCTGGCCGCGCGATGCGGGCCTCAGGCTCGACCATTTGCTGCTGAGCCCTGCCCTCGTCTCACGACTGGCGAAAGCCGGCGTGGACAAGAAGGTCCGGGGCGAGGACGGCGCGAGTGATCACGCGCCGGCCTGGGTGGTGCTGAAATGA
- a CDS encoding GFA family protein has translation MPIEASCHCGETVFEVTEAPSSVTRCTCSLCAKRGALWAYYTPAQFRLLSPAENVATYLWGSRTVKHHFCANCGCGTFSESPDWSTGKPDFENPKVGVNARLFDDFDLDAVPVNVIDGKNLW, from the coding sequence ATGCCAATCGAGGCAAGCTGTCATTGCGGTGAGACGGTGTTCGAGGTGACGGAGGCGCCGTCGAGCGTGACGCGCTGCACCTGCTCGCTCTGTGCCAAACGCGGCGCGCTATGGGCCTATTACACGCCGGCGCAATTTCGCCTGCTGTCGCCCGCCGAAAATGTCGCGACGTATCTGTGGGGCAGCCGCACCGTCAAACATCATTTCTGCGCGAACTGCGGCTGCGGCACGTTCTCGGAATCACCGGACTGGTCGACTGGAAAGCCCGACTTCGAGAATCCCAAGGTCGGCGTCAACGCGCGCCTGTTCGACGATTTCGATCTCGATGCGGTGCCGGTGAACGTGATCGACGGCAAGAATTTGTGGTGA